A stretch of DNA from Eschrichtius robustus isolate mEscRob2 chromosome 12, mEscRob2.pri, whole genome shotgun sequence:
ccacgccccctgcagtggaagtgcagagtcttaaccaccggatcaccagggaagtccctgtacgaGCTTTTCAAGTGATGTCTTAAGACTTCCTGCATAGAtgatcatgtcttctgcaaactaaaacaattttactccttcctttccaatctggatgccttttgtttctttttcttgccttgttgcacTGGCTAGAGCCACTAGTTCAATGATGAGTAGAAGAGGTGACAGTGgccaaccttgtctttttcctgactttagggggaaagcattcattttttcaccattaaatGTGATGCTAGTTGTAGCTTTTTCATAGATGTCCTTTTAAGGTTGAGGAACTTTTCATCTATTCCTCATTTGCTGAGAGATCTTATTAGGAATAAATGTTagattctgtcaaatgctttttctacatttactgaaattatatgattttttttttctcttttagttcaTTAACACAGTGAATTATTGTTCTGTCTCATTCttctttgaaatcagaaaatattcccCCTGATTTATAAAACAGATCCTCAAAAGGCTCAATGGACAGCATCaggtattttatctttataatgaGAGGATATATGCTAAGAACCTTATAGCATTAACATTACAGAGAGAAAAGTTCATAGAGAGTTACAGAAGTGATGGCATGTCTCTCCATTCTACATACAGTGTACTTTCCAGAAGCCCTGGGAATGATTAGATTGAATTCCAAACCCAACTTCCACCCTGCACTGAGATGAATAATGTCCCCCACCAAATTTTTGTCCACCTAGAacatgtgaatgtgaccttatttggaaatagggtctttgcagatataatcaagttaagaggacatcatattggattagggtgggccctactccaatgactgatgtccttgTTTGTCTGAAGACAAACAGGGAGAATGCCATACAATgttggaggcagagactggagtgacgtatctacaagccaaggatcaCCAAGGATTGCTGATAAACATCAGAAGTTAGGAACAAGCAAGGAAGACTCCTTCTACAGAGCCTTTGGAGAAAGCGTTGTCCTGTGGATGGcttgacttctagcctccagcactgtgagagaataaacttctgttgctGTAACCCACCCATTTTGTGGCActtcgttatggcagccctaggaaactaatacacacatCAGGGCTGGAGATATATTGGACTCTGTACATTTGGATCAAATAGGAATTCATAAAATATCCTTTACagagaatattttcaaagtacagaccaatatcttgTTCTGAATATATTATAGCACATATCACGAGACCGTTTAAACTTTAGTTTTGTGGAATTGTTTGTCCTTTTTCTTACATCCCTCTGCTAGTCCATCAGGAAATCTATGGGTTCTACCTTCAAACTAGATTTAAAATCTGAACACTGCTCTCCCTCTGTGAAGACCCTTGTCCAAGCCACTATCATCTCTCACATGGGTGACCACAACAGctccctgttttcctttcttccaatCTTGCTCTCCTAGTCTACTGTTAGAtcagagtgatccttttaaaatgttaagccAGATCATGTCATTTCTTGCTAAAAACCTCCAATGGCCTCCCAATGAACCAGTCAATTTCCTTATGATGGCCTAGAGATCCTTGGTCTCCCATTATCTCCTGGCCACATTTACTACTCTCCACCTGGCTCACTCTGTTCACTCATACTGGCCTCTTGCGAACTATGAATACGCAGGCTCTTGCGCAGGCTCCCTCTTCAGGACACTTGCCcgagctgttccctctgcctggaagttTCTCCCAGATATCAGCATGACTGTTGAAGGAGGTAATCATGAGGACATGACTACTGGTTGACCCTCGAACTGGACCCGGGCAATCAGGGGCTCCTCGCCCACTCCCCTGTCCTTGGAGTGTGAGTTCTGCCCACTGTTCCCACAGTGGGAGCTGTTCCAAGGGCACAACTTTGAGAGAGCaaggtgttgttgagaccatctggactgaaGGCATGACTGAACCCTattaaggcctctatataaactttttaagattctggtgggtGAGTGTGGAGGTCTACTCGTCTTGCTGCTGCCCAAGACAAAGCCTCGTATGTAAGTTTCCTTGCTTAttttaaacctgccacctaccaatctggagtggtccGCCTCTTTCTTTGATCTCTCCTTGCTCTCCATGTACAGGGGCTGGTTTCAGATTTTACCTAGGAAGCTCCTGAGGTTTTGAACCAACAATGACTAGATCCCTTACCTTccccaaatctttttttcttcttttttttttttggtgacaccATGCGGCCtgccagatcttagttccccaaccagagatggaacccgagccctctgcagtggaagtgcagagtcctaaccactggactgccaggggattcccaGACCTTGTTTTTTTGATTCAGTTGGGATGACAtaagtttcttctctctcctctattTAATTTTATCTAACAGGTCCTAAAAGAGCACAGATTTTGAATTACTGAATTGTTTAGaaacattaaagaaaactgaCTATTGAATAATAgggctttgatttcctctttgttatAGGAAATCCATTTTTGCACATACTGACAACTATTGTATCATAATAAGTAAACATGAAAAAGGACAGAGttttgggaggaggaagagggctaTGATCTCTAGTTAGAGGAACCCCAGTGCTATCCCACTGTGGACATGTTCAGTCATGTGCAATCATAATCACAGTCAAAACAACTTGGCCAAGAATCAGATTTAGTGCGTAAGAACCAACCAGCTCAGAAATGACACTCAAGGAGGGAACCAAGGAAGGTGAGCTGAGGACACAAAGGGTCCAGGCCTGCATGGGGTGCATCTTCAGGCTACATGTTTGTGTTGGCTGCTACAGTTGACCCATTGAATACTATCTCCAGAAATAAACATCAAAGAATAACTCAGAAACATTTAGTTACTTGCACACTGATAAGTATTTTCCATGCAAACAGCGTACTGGCATGTGAAGGAATCAGTGAAGAGAATGAGTCAGGGACAAAGGCAAAACAAGGATGTGGTAGACTGCTACACTGGTGGTCCTCAAGGAACCAATGAACCTCCCAGTATCCACGCCCCAGTGTAGCCCCTTCCACACTGAACGTGGGCTTGGCCACATGACTTACTCTGGTCAAGGTGACATTAGCAAGCGTGACGAGGACAGAGGCTTGATAAGCACTTGCACCGTGGAGCTTGTCTTCTTGGAATACTCTCTGTGGAAGCCAGAAGCTTTGTAAGAAGTCCAACCACCCAGAGACAGCCATGCTGTGAGGACGTCAAGGCCAGTTACAGAGCAAGGCCACATGGAGAAGCAATGAGGTGCAAACATGCAAATGAAGCTTTTTGAGTCTTCCAGACCAGGTACCAGCCTCCAGCTAAATGCAGCTGAGTGATTCCAGCTGATGCCATACGGAACAGAAGAACCACCCAGACAGGCCCTCAATCAGTCTAGCCCACAGAATCAGGGGAAATAACAcatcattgttgttttaagctacaacATTATGCAGTGATTTTTATGCAGCAATGAATAAGTGCAACCAGGATTtacaagagaaagggaagagaggaaactGCATTCTGGGAATAGTgagttttgtttttctacttttggGGTAAACTGATTAGCTGGCACCTAGCAAAGAGGTCAGTCTGAAATTCTGACTTCGAGTAAATTGTCCAGGGATatcaaataaaacaatttttgttgTTTACTGATTCTCAAGAAAACCTTGAAGGTTTACCTACAGAACTTACTTGTGTAATATCTGCCAGTGTCCGTTTGTTAGTACCTTTGACTTTATTAGTTCAGGTTGTACACTACTCTTATTAGaattttatagaagaaaacacagagattGGGAAAAGACCCAAAAGGAAGGGGGCCTGGAGAATCTAAACCCTCCCtccaccaacctcacccaaacattttttccctcctttaaAAACAGCATCAGTGGCATCAGCAGTCTGTCTGTCCAGCCCTTTAGTCAACAGTCAGGGCTACCTAAAAATGGACTGCCTTAAGAAGGATCAGGGCCTCGCAGACAAGCCCGGAGCCTGAGTTCCAATCGTGGCACTGCACTGAGGAAGCAGGGGTGGAGGGGCACTGGAGGCAGGGTCCTGGAAATGGGAGCTGCTTCATGGGGCCAAGTGGTAATTGGGATCTCCCTGAATGGTGGGAGTATGAGGATGATAACGACAAAGGACTAAAAGGACAAAGAAGAGGTTAGCTGCTGACAGAGAAATACagacagaaacagaggaaaatgGAGTTAAGAGCTGAAATACAGAACAGAATCATGCAAAGTTAAAGAgagttaaaatttatttggaagacAGGGTGAATCCATCACTGGCGATTGGAACTCTGAGGCTGCACTTTCTCCTCAGGAAGGTGGGCTGGAACGCGGTGGGCTGTGTTTGGCAGGGGTTGTGGTGGTTTGGGATCTGAGTAGATGAGCAGAATTAGTTTTTTAAGACTGTGGCACCTTTCACACCAACCCAGAACCCACCCATGTGTCCTCTGCAGCTCTATGTTACCCACTGTCCCTACCCTCCTGGGGTACCCCCCATTTTCTCAACCACCTCTCACCTGCCTGGCTCCCCAGCTGGGCCTCAGGTCGGTCTCCCCAGAGCAGATGCCTAGGATCGTTGAGGAACCGTTGGCTGCGCTGGCATGTCAGGCAGGTCTGTACAGTCCAGCGCTGAGCCTTGCAGCCTGGGGTGCATGTGGGGAAAAGAGAGTGCCCAGGTTTAGGAGAAGAAAAGGTCTCCTGCACCCAGTTTTGCCTCCACCGTTTTCCAGTAGGGATTCTACTCCCTCCCCACTTTGATTTGATGGTGTCAGGTCTCTGCATAAAGTCTGTCATTTTCTTGgtaccctttatttatttatttggttgtgccgggtcttagtggCAGCACGtgagatctttgttgctgcgtgcgggtcggtcctgcgggatcttcattgctgcatgcgggatctagctctctgactagggattgaacctgggccccctgcattgggagtgcggagtcttaaccactagaccaccagggaagtccctcttggtaCCCTTtaagataaagtccaaactccttaacaAGACTCTTCAAGATCTGCCCTGTTTCCCTCTCCGGCCTCCTGACTTGCCCTTGCCCACATCAAAGCCAGCCTCCTGGGCTCTCAGTTCCTTGACAGCACCACAAGCTCTCTTGTCTGCGGCCTCACAAATGCCTAGGATTTCCATCTCCCACTCCCTTCCCTTATAATGAACCTCACCATCACTGGTTTAAGTAACTTAGTATTCTACTTCCCTAATTAAAGCATTTTTCTATGCTATTCTAATTGTTTCTGTCTTAGTCTGTCCCATCAGACTATAATTTCAATGAGAATAATGACTCTAAAGCAATACTTGACACATCTCAGAAAAATaactgtttaatgaatgaatgaatatgggaaTCATGTCCTCCAAGATGTCAAATAACATCTATTATCATGCACGGGCGAGGTTGCTTCTCATGGCAACGTCACTTCTCTACTGCCCAGACCTAGTTTGTCCAAGTGGAGTTAAGTTATCAACTCAGAGCTGGAGAAAGCCGACGCCTCCAAATCCCACACCTGGCACCCATCTACATCGAGGAAGGGATCATTGCCcgtgccctcccccagcccacagGTGTTCCTCAAACTTCCCACCTCGGCAGGAGGGAGCACTCACGTCTCTGGCGCTGGGTGCAGGTCAGGCCCGGGATGAGGAGGGAAGAGCAGCCACGACAGAGGGTCCTCTTCACCGAAGGGTCCCTGGGGGCGGAGGTAGGTGGTGGTCTGGACGCccgctctccctctcccctctttccCCCGTCCAGCCCGCCGCCGGGCTCCCCACCCCTCTCACCGCCGCAATACGAGCCGCTTCGCTATGGTCCTCTCCGTGTGGCAGTAAAACCTCGCCAGTGCCTGGTTCTCGGGGTCCTGCGCGAGGACGCAGTGAGCAGCCTGAGGAAAGGAGCCGTCACTGGGGTCCCTCCGCACTGGGCCGCCTCCCCGTGCGTGCGCCGCAACGCGGACTCACCTGGTACAGGAAGCTGAGCCTCTGGAAGGCCTCACGGTCCTTCACCTGCCCGGCCATCCGAGCCGCGTTAGCTCCCCACACGCCGCAGTCCACAGGCCCCACCCCGGGGTAGCCCCGCTCCCGGGCGTCCGCGCAAGGCCTCCTGGGAACTGTAGTTCCTGGGGCCGTGCGCGCTCCCGTGCCGTCCTTACTCTGGCGACACCCTGCGGCCTCACAGACCCATCTATTTGCAAACCCACACCATCCCCTGCAATCCAAGCCAGGGGTTCCTTTATGAGTTTTGGCTTCCTTTTAGTCTTCCTCAAGCCCATGATTATATTAGGTAGAGACTGGAGAGGTTAGTGGAGCAGGAGAGAATCTTAAACTGCTAAAC
This window harbors:
- the RPP21 gene encoding ribonuclease P protein subunit p21 isoform X1: MAGQVKDREAFQRLSFLYQAAHCVLAQDPENQALARFYCHTERTIAKRLVLRRDPSVKRTLCRGCSSLLIPGLTCTQRQRRCKAQRWTVQTCLTCQRSQRFLNDPRHLLWGDRPEAQLGSQADPKPPQPLPNTAHRVPAHLPEEKVQPQSSNRQ
- the RPP21 gene encoding ribonuclease P protein subunit p21 isoform X2; amino-acid sequence: MAGQVKDREAFQRLSFLYQDPENQALARFYCHTERTIAKRLVLRRDPSVKRTLCRGCSSLLIPGLTCTQRQRRCKAQRWTVQTCLTCQRSQRFLNDPRHLLWGDRPEAQLGSQADPKPPQPLPNTAHRVPAHLPEEKVQPQSSNRQ